A genomic stretch from Paludisphaera rhizosphaerae includes:
- a CDS encoding TMEM175 family protein encodes MGKGRLEAFSDGVIAILITIMVFDVKAPKGSDLPALLSVAPTLFTYSLSFVYLGIYWNNHHHMLQATDRIDGLVLWANLHLMFWLSLFPFATSWLAASEFAALPASLYGVVLFLAAIAYTLLQAAIIRAEGEGSRLKRAVGEDAKGKVSLLVYAVGVAISFVNPWLAIGCYAAVALIWLIPDRRIEALNDRVES; translated from the coding sequence GTGGGCAAGGGACGGCTGGAAGCCTTCAGCGACGGCGTGATCGCCATCCTGATCACGATCATGGTCTTCGACGTCAAGGCCCCGAAGGGGTCCGACCTGCCCGCGCTCCTGTCGGTGGCGCCGACGCTCTTCACGTACTCGCTGAGCTTCGTCTACCTGGGGATCTACTGGAACAACCACCACCACATGCTCCAGGCGACCGACCGGATCGACGGCCTGGTGCTGTGGGCGAACCTGCATCTGATGTTCTGGCTCTCGCTCTTCCCGTTCGCCACGAGCTGGCTGGCTGCCAGCGAGTTCGCCGCGCTGCCGGCGTCGCTTTACGGCGTGGTCCTGTTCCTCGCCGCGATCGCCTACACCTTGCTCCAGGCCGCCATCATCCGGGCCGAGGGGGAGGGGTCGCGCCTCAAGCGCGCCGTCGGCGAGGATGCGAAGGGGAAGGTTTCGCTCCTCGTCTACGCCGTCGGCGTGGCGATCTCCTTCGTCAACCCGTGGCTCGCCATCGGCTGTTACGCCGCCGTCGCGCTGATCTGGCTGATCCCGGACCGTCGCATCGAGGCCCTCAACGATCGTGTCGAATCCTGA
- a CDS encoding redoxin domain-containing protein — MIAAGLIGVVLAGLAASGETTADFRLQDYRGAWHTLDEARDRKVVVVAFLGVECPLADTYAPILAEAARDFEKRGVGFFGVDANQQDGPVAIGRFAEKHKLPFPVLKDVGNELADRLGAERTPEVFVLNESRAVVYRGRIDDQYAIGVHRPTPTRRDLVDAVEAALAGRPVATPRTDVVGCLIGRVSKPSAGATVTYAKQVSRILQSRCVSCHRPGEIGPFSLTEYRQAAGWSSMIAEVVDEGRMPPWHASPEHGKFANDARLTAEEKQAIRDWVAAGSPEGDPADLPPPATFVEGWRIPKPDLVLEMPREVEIPAEGSMPYELVEIDPKLSHDVWVRASQVRPRNTSVVHHVVAYVMPPGVSKIDEEGGDFLAAYAPGMPPRILADGMAKRIPAGSRIMLQLHYTTRGTKQVDRSGIGLVFADPTTVRKELMSGMALDFRFQIPPGTRDYVSRGEFRFSQPSMLISLMPHMHLRGKSMRFVVDYPDGRRETVLDVPRYEFDWQNLYVLAEPKPMPEGTILRTEAHFDNSDENPNNPDPKRAVTFGEQTWDEMHIGYLNFVLADQDLTLGAPVSKKLENGRYEVTFRHHPEGPAKSVALVGTFTDWKNRPLAMTGPDAQGNYSTTIPLEAGSHEYKFLIDGQTFRHDPGNPNSAGFFHNSLIRLP, encoded by the coding sequence ATGATCGCTGCCGGTTTGATCGGGGTCGTGTTGGCGGGCCTGGCGGCGTCGGGCGAGACGACGGCCGACTTCCGTCTCCAGGATTATCGCGGGGCCTGGCACACGCTGGACGAGGCCCGCGATCGGAAGGTCGTCGTCGTGGCCTTCCTGGGGGTCGAGTGCCCGCTGGCCGACACCTACGCGCCGATCCTGGCCGAGGCCGCCCGCGACTTCGAGAAGCGGGGCGTCGGTTTCTTCGGCGTCGACGCCAACCAGCAGGACGGGCCGGTCGCGATCGGCCGGTTCGCGGAGAAGCACAAGCTGCCGTTCCCCGTCCTGAAGGACGTCGGCAATGAGCTGGCCGATCGCCTGGGGGCCGAGCGCACGCCCGAGGTCTTCGTCCTGAACGAGTCGCGGGCCGTCGTCTACCGGGGGCGGATCGACGATCAGTACGCCATCGGCGTGCATCGGCCCACGCCCACCCGTCGCGACCTCGTCGACGCCGTCGAGGCGGCCCTCGCCGGGCGGCCGGTCGCCACGCCCAGGACGGACGTGGTCGGCTGCCTGATCGGGCGGGTGTCGAAGCCGTCGGCGGGCGCGACCGTGACCTATGCGAAGCAGGTCTCGCGGATCCTCCAGTCGCGGTGCGTCTCCTGCCACCGGCCGGGGGAGATCGGCCCGTTCTCGCTGACCGAGTACCGCCAGGCGGCCGGTTGGTCGAGCATGATCGCCGAGGTGGTCGACGAGGGACGGATGCCCCCCTGGCACGCCTCGCCGGAGCACGGCAAGTTCGCCAACGACGCCCGGCTGACGGCCGAGGAGAAGCAGGCCATCCGCGACTGGGTCGCCGCCGGCTCGCCCGAGGGGGATCCGGCCGACCTTCCTCCGCCCGCGACGTTCGTCGAGGGCTGGCGGATCCCCAAGCCCGACCTCGTGCTCGAGATGCCTCGCGAGGTCGAGATCCCGGCCGAGGGCTCAATGCCCTACGAACTCGTCGAGATCGACCCCAAGCTGAGCCATGACGTCTGGGTCCGCGCCTCGCAGGTGCGCCCGCGGAATACGTCGGTCGTCCACCACGTCGTCGCCTACGTGATGCCGCCGGGCGTGTCGAAGATCGACGAGGAGGGGGGCGACTTCCTGGCCGCCTACGCACCGGGCATGCCCCCCCGGATCCTGGCCGACGGCATGGCCAAGCGCATCCCGGCCGGGTCGAGGATCATGCTCCAGCTCCACTACACCACCCGGGGGACGAAGCAGGTCGACCGCAGCGGCATCGGCCTGGTCTTCGCCGACCCGACGACGGTTCGCAAGGAGCTGATGTCGGGCATGGCGCTCGACTTCCGGTTCCAGATCCCGCCCGGCACGCGCGACTACGTTTCGCGGGGAGAGTTCCGGTTTTCGCAGCCCTCGATGCTCATCTCGCTCATGCCCCACATGCACCTGCGGGGCAAGTCGATGCGGTTCGTCGTCGACTATCCTGACGGTCGTCGCGAGACCGTGCTGGACGTCCCCCGCTATGAGTTCGACTGGCAGAACCTCTACGTCCTCGCCGAGCCCAAGCCGATGCCCGAGGGGACCATCCTCCGCACCGAGGCCCACTTCGACAACTCCGACGAGAACCCCAACAACCCCGACCCGAAACGCGCCGTGACCTTCGGCGAACAGACGTGGGACGAGATGCACATCGGCTATCTCAACTTCGTCCTCGCCGACCAGGATCTGACGCTCGGCGCGCCGGTCTCGAAGAAGCTGGAAAACGGCCGGTACGAGGTGACGTTCCGACACCATCCCGAGGGCCCGGCGAAGTCAGTCGCCCTCGTCGGCACGTTCACCGACTGGAAGAACCGGCCCCTCGCCATGACCGGCCCCGACGCCCAGGGGAACTACTCCACCACGATCCCCCTCGAAGCCGGATCGCACGAGTACAAATTCCTCATCGACGGCCAGACCTTCCGCCACGACCCGGGGAACCCCAATTCGGCCGGCTTCTTCCACAACAGCCTGATCCGTCTGCCGTGA
- a CDS encoding ATP-dependent 6-phosphofructokinase, with protein MVTHDDLVVKSLGPCRVDSPLLPMLEKRQRSYYNVDESDRVLFDDTLSALQARGGAIDQIPGFVPAGARRKIYFDPTKSRAGIVTCGGLCPGFNDVIRALVMELHFAYGVRRIHGFCNGYQGFIPKYKRPVLEMTPQSVSRINELGGTILGTSRGQQDPVEIVDCLERMGINLLFVIGGDGTLRGAQAISREVEERGSKIAVVGVPKTIDNDIMFIDQSFGFQTAFSVAADVIRTAHAEAKASPNGIGLVKVMGRHSGFIACYASLAHNDANFVLIPEVPFKLDGPDGFLASVKARVRDCGHAVVVVAEGAAQELMGGHSGSDASGNAKLGDVGVFIRNQITESFAADNMELNLKYFDPSYLVRSVKANPFDAVYCLRLAHNAVHAAMAGYTEVVVSRWHGRFVLLPIPLAVRDRHTVDPNGDLWMSVLESTGQPQTFG; from the coding sequence ATGGTCACCCATGATGATCTGGTCGTGAAATCGCTCGGGCCGTGTCGGGTGGATTCGCCGCTCTTGCCGATGCTGGAGAAGCGGCAGCGGAGCTATTACAACGTCGACGAGTCCGACCGCGTGCTGTTCGACGACACGCTGTCGGCGCTGCAGGCGCGCGGGGGGGCGATCGACCAGATCCCGGGCTTTGTGCCGGCCGGGGCTCGGCGGAAGATCTACTTCGACCCAACCAAGAGCCGGGCCGGCATCGTCACCTGCGGCGGCCTCTGCCCGGGGTTCAACGACGTCATCCGGGCGCTGGTGATGGAGCTGCACTTCGCCTACGGGGTGCGGCGGATCCACGGGTTCTGCAACGGCTATCAGGGATTCATCCCCAAATATAAGCGCCCCGTGCTGGAAATGACGCCGCAGTCGGTCAGCCGGATCAACGAGCTGGGGGGGACGATCCTGGGGACCTCGCGGGGCCAGCAAGACCCGGTGGAGATCGTCGACTGCCTGGAGCGGATGGGGATCAACCTGCTCTTCGTCATCGGCGGCGACGGCACGCTCCGGGGCGCCCAGGCGATCAGCCGGGAGGTCGAGGAGCGGGGGTCGAAGATCGCCGTGGTGGGCGTCCCCAAAACGATCGACAACGACATCATGTTCATCGACCAGTCGTTCGGCTTCCAGACCGCCTTCTCGGTGGCCGCCGACGTGATCCGCACCGCCCACGCGGAGGCCAAGGCGTCGCCCAACGGGATCGGGCTGGTGAAGGTGATGGGGAGGCACTCGGGCTTCATCGCCTGCTATGCGTCGCTCGCCCACAACGACGCCAACTTCGTGCTGATCCCCGAGGTCCCGTTCAAGCTCGACGGCCCCGACGGCTTCCTGGCCTCGGTGAAGGCCCGCGTCCGCGACTGCGGCCACGCGGTGGTGGTCGTCGCCGAGGGCGCAGCCCAGGAGTTGATGGGGGGCCACTCGGGCTCGGACGCCTCCGGCAACGCCAAGCTGGGGGACGTCGGCGTGTTCATCCGGAACCAGATCACGGAATCGTTCGCCGCCGACAACATGGAGCTGAACCTCAAGTACTTCGATCCCAGCTACCTCGTCCGAAGCGTGAAGGCCAACCCGTTCGACGCCGTGTACTGCCTGCGACTGGCCCACAACGCCGTCCACGCCGCGATGGCCGGCTACACCGAGGTCGTCGTCAGCCGATGGCACGGCCGGTTCGTCCTGCTCCCCATCCCCCTGGCCGTCCGCGACCGACACACCGTCGACCCCAACGGCGACCTCTGGATGTCCGTCCTGGAATCCACCGGCCAGCCGCAGACCTTCGGGTGA
- a CDS encoding glycoside hydrolase 5 family protein, producing MRRARPMFPAIVATAALALACAAGATSTLAEEGPWPVARAKAWGEAHPWLAGCNYCTSTAINQLEMWQPETFDLPTIDRELGWAHDLGFNSMRVFLHDLPYKQDPEGFLKRIDQFLEVADRHGIGVMLVLFDGVWDTDPKLGKQRDPKPGLHNSGWVQSPGRAILGDPSRHDELKPYVVGVVSRFKDDRRVHVWDLFNELDNPNTNSYGATELKDKTERSWELLKKEISWIRPLNPSQPLTMGVWRNNYTDPAKITPINKFQLEQSDVISFHNYNPPDKMKHDVDALKKYDRPVLCTEYMARPNGSRFDPILGYLKKEGVGAYNWGFIDGKSQTIFPWDSWQKPYPGEPPVWFHDILRRDGKPYVQAEVDYIKSVTGGKK from the coding sequence ATGAGACGCGCCCGCCCGATGTTCCCGGCAATCGTCGCGACCGCCGCACTCGCCCTCGCCTGCGCAGCGGGCGCCACCTCCACCCTGGCCGAAGAGGGCCCCTGGCCGGTCGCCCGGGCCAAGGCCTGGGGCGAGGCCCACCCCTGGCTCGCCGGCTGCAATTACTGCACCAGCACAGCCATCAATCAACTTGAGATGTGGCAGCCCGAGACCTTCGACCTGCCCACCATCGACCGCGAGCTGGGATGGGCCCACGACCTGGGGTTCAACTCCATGCGGGTCTTCCTGCACGACCTCCCCTACAAGCAGGACCCCGAAGGTTTCCTCAAGCGGATCGACCAGTTCCTGGAGGTCGCCGACCGCCACGGGATCGGCGTGATGCTCGTCCTCTTCGACGGCGTCTGGGACACCGACCCCAAGCTCGGCAAGCAGCGCGACCCCAAGCCCGGCCTGCACAACTCCGGGTGGGTCCAGAGCCCCGGCCGCGCGATCCTGGGCGATCCCTCGCGGCACGACGAGCTGAAGCCGTACGTCGTCGGCGTCGTCTCCCGGTTCAAGGACGACCGCCGCGTCCACGTCTGGGACCTCTTCAACGAGCTGGACAACCCCAACACCAACAGCTACGGCGCCACCGAGCTGAAGGACAAGACCGAGCGCTCCTGGGAATTGCTCAAGAAGGAGATCTCCTGGATCCGCCCGCTCAACCCCAGCCAGCCCCTGACCATGGGCGTCTGGCGGAACAACTACACCGACCCGGCGAAGATCACCCCCATCAACAAGTTCCAGCTTGAGCAGTCGGACGTGATCAGCTTCCACAACTACAACCCGCCCGACAAGATGAAGCACGACGTCGACGCCCTGAAGAAGTACGACCGCCCCGTCCTCTGCACTGAGTACATGGCCCGCCCCAACGGCAGCCGGTTCGACCCGATCCTCGGCTACCTCAAGAAGGAAGGCGTCGGCGCTTACAACTGGGGCTTCATCGACGGCAAGAGCCAGACCATCTTCCCCTGGGACTCCTGGCAGAAGCCCTACCCCGGCGAGCCCCCCGTCTGGTTCCACGACATCCTCCGCCGCGACGGCAAGCCCTACGTTCAGGCCGAGGTGGACTACATCAAGTCGGTCACGGGGGGGAAGAAGTAA
- a CDS encoding Kelch repeat-containing protein: MEISLDVFEQQRGRRFGGANPERMRLAFWEWIIRNQEESRLREWSESGDLIRSPYQVRRHFGQEGDYSKGPIWNFERMGASRTPHPDGRMICIAGEHEDGYDPDFCIYNDVVILDLDGSVEIYGYPRDVFPPTDFHSATLLGDRVIIIGSLGYEEDRRPGATPVFALDLRDYRIVELPSHGESPGWIHSHSATLGPDGRITIADGEWLPPQDDLPILFNFDEFAYDPLTGLWTRLTNRGWRQFLIRDAGGKSFMRDFGPLGCCSSDEEEACEEPPKIEKWSISIDPGCIRPRSFAYEDVETPFDEDWDFGKWRPNERFLVDGVPIGVDLSHPGIKLVVEGVMDPAKADQIAEECRQAVEAATGRPCLLQGDS, encoded by the coding sequence ATGGAGATCTCGCTCGACGTCTTCGAGCAGCAGCGCGGCCGACGGTTCGGCGGCGCGAATCCCGAGCGTATGAGGCTCGCGTTCTGGGAGTGGATCATCCGCAACCAGGAGGAGAGCCGCCTGCGGGAATGGTCTGAGAGCGGGGACCTGATCCGGTCTCCCTACCAGGTCCGCCGGCACTTCGGCCAGGAGGGCGACTATTCCAAGGGGCCCATCTGGAACTTCGAGCGGATGGGCGCGAGCCGGACGCCGCATCCCGACGGGCGGATGATCTGCATCGCCGGCGAACACGAGGACGGGTACGACCCCGACTTCTGCATCTATAACGACGTCGTGATCCTCGACCTGGACGGTTCCGTCGAGATCTACGGCTACCCGCGAGACGTCTTTCCGCCCACGGATTTCCATTCCGCCACCCTTCTCGGCGATCGCGTGATCATCATCGGCAGCCTTGGCTATGAGGAGGACCGCCGACCGGGCGCGACGCCGGTGTTCGCCCTCGACCTGCGCGACTACCGGATCGTCGAGCTTCCCTCCCACGGCGAATCGCCGGGCTGGATCCACAGCCATTCGGCGACGCTCGGCCCCGACGGCCGCATCACCATAGCCGACGGCGAATGGCTCCCGCCGCAGGACGACCTGCCGATCCTCTTCAACTTCGACGAGTTCGCCTACGACCCCCTCACGGGGCTCTGGACGCGCCTGACGAATCGAGGGTGGCGGCAGTTCTTGATCCGTGACGCCGGGGGTAAGTCGTTCATGAGGGATTTTGGTCCTCTCGGCTGTTGCTCGAGCGACGAAGAGGAAGCCTGCGAGGAGCCGCCGAAGATTGAGAAGTGGAGCATCTCCATCGATCCCGGATGCATACGTCCTCGGAGTTTCGCCTACGAGGACGTCGAGACGCCGTTCGACGAGGACTGGGATTTCGGCAAATGGAGGCCCAACGAGCGGTTCCTCGTGGACGGCGTTCCGATCGGCGTCGACCTGAGCCATCCGGGAATCAAGCTTGTCGTCGAGGGCGTGATGGACCCGGCGAAGGCGGATCAGATCGCCGAGGAATGCCGTCAGGCCGTCGAGGCGGCGACGGGAAGGCCGTGCCTTCTTCAGGGCGACTCCTGA
- a CDS encoding ABC transporter permease, whose translation MRWIDLLRFPLVSLGQHKLRTSLTTLGVVFGAFVLAASLSIDEGVQRTIEREAGKGDVARKVTVSSGWRPAKTKKPEEVKVAGRMSQGRRDRIHKVLTERARQGGSDQEQVKLTQERLAELSRLPHVRQMVPIVGGRVVATLGNRPEEAGVSSGAGEDPEFPKRIVAGRAFRSEDERSVLLSEMFAHRIGLVDDADLEQVVGRPLRLEIRSQEAGPTFNVSLADRSRSGGGRDEQLALRQLAWQLPGALDKFSLTDAERTTLKAAIQSEPAKADSDVVVEDFQVVGIFREMTDEEKKEAWSQFPADTDLVLPRRTAVDFAFRSPAYHEDGLPRVVLFVDDMKNVKEVEGQVAALGLNGRSAHDFIERQRLTYLLVFGGMTCVAAVALLVASLGIANTMLMSVLERRREIGIMKAVGATNWQLQSLFVIEGALIGLVGGTLGLLLAWSISYPGDAWVRSMVHRDMNMDLSGSIFAFPNWLAWTVLLFTVGVTIAAALYPSRRAAKVDPVTALRHD comes from the coding sequence GTGCGCTGGATCGACCTGCTGCGGTTTCCCCTCGTCTCGCTGGGCCAGCACAAGCTGCGGACGTCCCTGACGACCCTGGGCGTCGTCTTCGGCGCGTTCGTGCTCGCCGCCAGCCTGTCGATCGATGAAGGGGTGCAGCGGACCATCGAGCGCGAGGCCGGCAAGGGGGACGTCGCGCGCAAGGTGACGGTCTCTTCGGGGTGGCGGCCGGCCAAAACCAAGAAGCCGGAGGAGGTGAAGGTCGCCGGGCGGATGTCCCAGGGTCGCCGCGATCGCATCCACAAGGTCTTGACCGAGAGGGCCCGCCAGGGCGGTTCCGACCAGGAGCAGGTCAAGCTGACCCAGGAGCGGCTGGCGGAGCTTTCGCGGCTCCCCCACGTCCGCCAGATGGTCCCGATCGTCGGCGGCCGGGTCGTCGCGACGCTGGGCAACCGGCCCGAGGAGGCGGGCGTCTCGTCCGGCGCCGGCGAGGATCCCGAGTTCCCCAAGCGGATCGTTGCCGGCCGGGCTTTCCGATCGGAAGACGAGCGGTCGGTCCTGCTCTCCGAGATGTTCGCGCATCGGATCGGCCTGGTCGACGACGCGGATCTGGAGCAGGTCGTCGGCAGGCCGTTGCGGCTCGAGATCCGCAGCCAGGAGGCCGGGCCGACCTTCAACGTCTCGCTCGCCGATCGGTCGCGGTCCGGAGGCGGTCGGGACGAGCAGCTAGCGCTCCGCCAACTCGCCTGGCAGCTCCCGGGGGCGCTCGACAAGTTCAGCCTGACCGATGCGGAGCGCACCACCCTGAAGGCGGCGATCCAGAGTGAGCCGGCGAAGGCCGATTCGGACGTCGTCGTCGAGGACTTCCAGGTCGTCGGGATCTTCCGCGAGATGACCGACGAGGAGAAGAAGGAGGCCTGGAGCCAGTTCCCCGCCGACACGGACCTGGTCCTCCCCCGGCGGACGGCGGTCGACTTCGCCTTCCGCTCCCCCGCGTATCACGAGGACGGTCTCCCGCGGGTCGTACTGTTCGTCGACGACATGAAGAACGTCAAGGAGGTCGAAGGCCAGGTCGCGGCCCTCGGCCTGAACGGCCGCTCGGCCCACGACTTCATCGAGCGCCAGCGGCTGACCTACCTGCTCGTCTTCGGCGGGATGACCTGCGTGGCCGCGGTGGCCCTGCTCGTCGCCTCGCTGGGGATCGCCAACACGATGCTGATGAGCGTGTTGGAGCGCCGTCGCGAGATCGGCATCATGAAGGCCGTCGGCGCGACGAACTGGCAGCTCCAATCCCTCTTCGTCATCGAAGGCGCCCTGATCGGCCTGGTCGGCGGGACGCTCGGTCTGCTGCTGGCCTGGTCGATCTCCTACCCGGGCGACGCCTGGGTCCGCTCGATGGTCCACCGCGACATGAACATGGACCTCTCGGGCTCGATCTTCGCCTTCCCCAACTGGCTCGCCTGGACCGTCCTCCTCTTCACCGTCGGCGTGACCATCGCCGCGGCGCTGTATCCTTCAAGACGCGCGGCGAAGGTCGACCCGGTTACGGCGCTGAGGCATGATTGA
- a CDS encoding ABC transporter ATP-binding protein — protein MGSDRDGTDGPAIRAVEVRKVYGTKAAQVEALRGVSLEVARGERVALLGKSGSGKSTLLNLLGGLDRPSSGELSVGGHDLHGLSGREMARFRSTTVGIIFQSFNLIASRSAVENVELPMVFAGRSPRDRRSAARGALEAVGLGGRLTHRPSQMSGGESQRVAVARALVNRPRIVLADEPTGNLDSQTARQVMALIIDHVREHDATLVLVTHDEELAATCTDRIVRLSDGRLAAGEA, from the coding sequence ATGGGATCGGATCGCGACGGGACCGACGGGCCGGCCATCCGCGCGGTCGAGGTCCGCAAGGTTTACGGGACGAAGGCGGCGCAGGTCGAGGCGCTGCGGGGGGTCTCGCTGGAGGTCGCGCGCGGCGAGCGGGTGGCCTTGCTGGGGAAGTCGGGGTCGGGGAAGTCGACCTTGCTGAACCTGCTGGGGGGCCTGGACCGGCCCAGTTCGGGCGAGTTGAGCGTCGGAGGCCATGACCTCCACGGGCTCTCCGGGCGTGAGATGGCCCGGTTCCGGTCGACGACGGTCGGCATCATCTTTCAGTCGTTCAACCTGATCGCCTCGCGGTCGGCCGTGGAGAACGTCGAGCTGCCGATGGTCTTCGCCGGCCGATCGCCCCGCGACCGGCGGTCCGCCGCGCGCGGGGCGCTGGAGGCCGTCGGGCTCGGGGGGCGGCTGACGCATCGGCCGAGCCAGATGAGCGGCGGCGAGAGCCAGCGGGTCGCCGTCGCGCGGGCGCTGGTGAACCGGCCCCGGATCGTCCTGGCCGACGAGCCGACGGGCAACCTGGACAGCCAGACGGCGCGGCAGGTCATGGCCCTGATCATCGATCACGTCCGCGAACACGACGCCACCCTCGTGCTGGTCACCCATGACGAGGAGTTGGCCGCGACCTGCACCGACCGGATCGTCCGACTGTCCGACGGCCGGCTCGCGGCGGGGGAAGCTTGA
- a CDS encoding metallophosphoesterase family protein, which produces MRRDEGGWTMGRRAFLADGALLLAATSVVGGAVVEGEGLLIGLATDLHHADKAPAGTRYYRETRGKLAEAVAKFKELRPAFVVELGDLIDAADSVDVEKRWLSEIDAEFSTASADRHYVLGNHCVDTLTKEEFLGGVGRERSYYSFDRGGVHFVVLDACFRSDGKPYGRKNSEWTDANIPAEELEWLEGDLKAAAGKVVVFAHQRLDGTGSHFVKNAARVRQALEGSGKVLAVFQGHSHQNDHREINGVHYATLAAMIEGSGPENSGYSTASIRPDGSIVVTGFRRQQNYRWS; this is translated from the coding sequence ATGCGGCGCGATGAAGGCGGTTGGACGATGGGTCGGCGGGCGTTCCTGGCCGACGGCGCCTTGCTGCTCGCGGCGACGTCGGTCGTGGGAGGAGCCGTCGTGGAGGGCGAGGGCCTGCTGATCGGCCTGGCGACGGACCTGCACCATGCGGACAAGGCGCCGGCCGGGACGCGGTATTATCGCGAGACGCGGGGGAAGCTCGCGGAGGCGGTCGCGAAGTTCAAGGAGTTGCGGCCGGCGTTCGTCGTGGAGCTGGGCGACCTGATCGACGCCGCCGATTCGGTCGACGTCGAGAAGCGCTGGCTGAGCGAGATCGACGCCGAGTTCTCGACGGCTTCGGCGGATCGGCATTACGTGCTGGGGAATCATTGCGTCGACACGCTGACGAAGGAGGAGTTTCTCGGCGGCGTCGGTCGCGAGCGGTCATACTACTCCTTCGACCGAGGGGGAGTCCACTTTGTGGTCCTCGACGCCTGTTTCCGGAGCGACGGCAAGCCCTACGGCCGCAAGAACTCCGAATGGACCGACGCCAACATCCCGGCCGAGGAACTGGAATGGCTGGAGGGCGACCTGAAGGCTGCCGCCGGCAAGGTCGTCGTCTTCGCCCACCAGCGGCTCGACGGGACCGGCTCGCACTTCGTCAAGAACGCGGCCCGAGTGCGGCAGGCGCTGGAGGGTTCGGGGAAGGTGCTCGCCGTCTTCCAGGGCCACAGCCACCAGAACGACCACCGCGAGATCAACGGCGTCCACTACGCGACCCTCGCCGCGATGATCGAGGGCTCCGGCCCCGAGAACAGCGGCTACTCGACGGCCTCCATCCGGCCGGACGGCTCGATCGTGGTGACCGGATTCCGCCGCCAGCAGAACTACCGCTGGTCATGA
- a CDS encoding putative GNAT family N-acetyltransferase, which yields MSVEIRPLADADLPALSGFLTAGFHTPPDAEFASVDVLRWKYLESQGDASEPAPRSHVAVDAGAIVGHVGYVPSAFVGPGMSRAVPTLHMIDWLGSAGHRSVGASLMRRAHETAPVQFGLGGSDAGRAVIKRGGYEPMPPIFVFDRILHPLRWLRAGGSSPRGVARTARDLARRLINPVRSTNLDLMLEPVSSFGPEVAEIVRGGSQSALIAVRRPERLNYLLRYPRLRPMGYLIRDEDRRPRGFAILAAIPREGGRVTLGRIVDLLLDDASPDLWHASLLLLSRELARLGAHVAQAFASPPWTIEALRRAGYVQRHPLEFQLRDRDRLIPREHPFYVTPIEADYAFT from the coding sequence ATGAGCGTTGAAATCCGCCCGCTCGCCGACGCCGACCTCCCCGCGCTCTCGGGCTTCCTCACGGCCGGCTTCCACACGCCGCCGGACGCCGAGTTCGCCTCGGTCGACGTCCTGCGCTGGAAGTATCTGGAATCGCAGGGGGACGCCTCCGAGCCTGCGCCGCGGAGCCACGTGGCCGTCGACGCCGGGGCGATCGTCGGTCACGTCGGCTACGTCCCCTCGGCGTTCGTCGGACCGGGGATGAGCCGGGCCGTCCCTACGCTGCACATGATCGACTGGCTGGGATCGGCGGGTCATCGGTCGGTCGGCGCCAGCCTGATGCGGCGGGCGCACGAGACGGCGCCCGTTCAGTTCGGCCTGGGGGGAAGCGACGCCGGCCGCGCGGTCATCAAACGGGGCGGCTACGAGCCGATGCCCCCGATCTTCGTCTTCGATCGGATCCTCCACCCGCTCCGCTGGCTCCGCGCCGGCGGCTCCTCGCCCCGAGGCGTGGCGCGGACGGCCCGCGACCTCGCCCGAAGGTTGATCAACCCCGTCCGCTCCACGAACCTCGACCTGATGCTGGAGCCAGTCTCATCCTTCGGTCCCGAAGTCGCCGAGATCGTCCGGGGCGGCTCGCAGTCGGCCCTGATCGCCGTCCGCAGGCCGGAGCGGCTGAACTACCTGCTGCGATACCCGCGCCTCCGACCGATGGGATATCTCATTCGCGACGAGGACCGCCGCCCCCGGGGCTTTGCGATCCTCGCCGCGATCCCCCGCGAAGGCGGCCGGGTCACCCTTGGGCGGATCGTCGACCTCCTGCTGGACGACGCCTCCCCCGACCTCTGGCACGCCTCCCTGCTCCTCCTCTCGCGCGAGCTGGCCCGCCTCGGCGCCCACGTCGCCCAGGCGTTCGCCTCGCCCCCCTGGACGATCGAAGCCCTCCGCCGCGCCGGCTACGTCCAGCGCCACCCGTTGGAGTTCCAGCTCCGCGACCGCGACAGGCTCATCCCCCGCGAACATCCCTTTTATGTAACGCCGATCGAAGCGGATTATGCGTTCACATAA